In the genome of Halosolutus amylolyticus, the window CCCACACCCACATCGGCGACTCGATCGCGAAGGAAGCAGGCGGCGGCCTCTCGCTCGAGGAACTGGTCGCGCCGCCGGATGGACTGAAACACCGCCTGCTCCGGGCGGCCTCGCGGGAGGACCTGGTCGCCGGCATGCGCCGATCGCTCCGATTCATGCAGCGGAACGGGACGACGGCCTGCCTCGACTTCCGGGAGGGCGACGTCGCTGGGGTCGAGATGCTCGACGAGGCCACGGCCGATCTCGACGTCGAGGCGCTCTCGTTCGCCCGGGGCTCGATCGACGCCATGCACGCGGGCGACGGCTTCGGCGCGAGCGGGGCCAACGACGACAGCTTCGATCGGGAGCGAGCCGCGACCCGCGAGGCCGGCAAACCGTTCGGGATCCACGCCGGCGAGGTCGATTCGAGCGACGTCGATCCGGCGCTGGACCTCGAACCGGACTTCCTGGTGCACATGGTCCACCCCGAGCCGGATCACCTGGATCGGGTCGCCAAGCAGGACGTACCGATCGTCGTCTGCCCGCGATCGAACCTCGTCACCGACGTCGGCTTCCCGCCCGTCGACGAACTGGCCGAGCGGACGACCCTCGCGCTTGGCACGGACAACGTGATGCTCAACTCGCCGTCGATGTTCCGGGAGATGGAGTTCGTCGCAAAGATCGCCGACCTGCCGGCCGCGGAAATCCTCCGGATGGCGACGATCAACGGGGCCGAACTCGCGGACCTCGAGTATGGCGTGCTCGAACCGGGACGCGAGGCCCGATTCCTGGTTCTCGACGGCGACTCGGACAACCTCGCGGGGACGCGGGATCCGGTCCGGGCCGTCGTCCGGCGCGCTGGCGTCGACGACGTCAGCGAAGTCGTGCTCGACCCCTGACGGGACGGCGCTCCGCTCGCCGAATCGGTCAAGTAACCCACACGTTCACGTAACGTTATGCCCGTGGGTGCGGTATGATATCTACTAGCAAGATGTACGACTGTATCCTCGTCCCGACCGACGGGTCGGAAGAGGGCGAACACGCCCTCGAGTACGCGTTCGACCTCGCGCGGGCCCACGACGCGACGGTTCGCGTGCTGTACGTGGTCAACGTCGCCGGCTACGGTGGTCTCCCCATGGAGACGGCGTGGGAAGGGATCAGCGACGCACTGTACACGGAAGGCGAAGCCGCCGTGGAACGCGCCGAGGAGCTCGCTCCAGACGACGTCGAGGTCGAAACCAGCGTCCGCGAGGGGGCCCCGAGTCGAACGATCATCGATCGGGCCTCGCCCGAGAACTGCGATCTCGTCGTGATGGGAACCCACGGCCGCGGCGGCATCGATCGCCTCCTCCTGGGGAGCGTCGCGGAACGGGTCGTCCGCCGGGCCGACGTCCCGGTGCTTACGGTCCGGGTCGGCGACGACGACGAACGTGGCGAGGCGGCCGAACGATCGCCCGTCGCCGTCGAGTAAGAGCGCGTTCTTCGCAGGAGCGTCGTGTCGTCGACACGCACAGCGACAGCGCTGGCCCGATCGGCGAACGCCCGCGGGTACGTGCGTGCGGTTAGCAGAGCGACGGACGCTGCGTCAGAGTTCTTCGATGTAGGGAGCGACGTCGTCGTCGGTGACCTCGCGTCCGTGGACGTCCTTCAGGTGGGACCGGGCGGCCTCGTATATCGACTCCTCGAACTCGCTGTAGACGACCACGTCGCAGTCCGCGACGTCGCGACATTCGAACCGATACCGTTCCGTGACCATACGCTATCGAGTCGCGCAATCACCAAGTAGGTGCTGCCTCGGGGAGGTACGATCCGTCCCACTGCCGCCGTCGAAGCATTTGTATTCCGCTCTCGATTGCACACGTATGGGAGCAACGGGGACGGTTGTCTCGGTTCTCGCCGGTGCGGTGACCGCACTGTTCGCCGTCTTCCTCACGTTTTACCTTCGCAACCAGTGGCAGGAGATCCAGTCCCTCCGGGCGATGCAGACGGAACTCGACCAGAACGCCGATCGACTCCGGGAACTCGCCGACCTCCTCACCGACGACCTGCAACGCCAGCAGGTCGACCTGCCGATCGAGGTCCCGCCGGGAACGCGGATGGAGATCCGGTACGTCGTCTCGTTTCCCAGTTCCCTCTCGACCACTGCGTTCGAGCAGTTGAAACACACCGGCATGTTCCTCCGGCTATCGCCCGAAATCCGCCGCTCGTTGCTCGAGTTGTACGATACCATCGATCGGATCAACCGGTTGCGCCAGCACAGGGAACGGATCCACTTCGACGACGTCGGGAACGTCCACATCGTGATCGATCCGACCGAACTCGACGTCGACCCGGACGCGACCGTCACCGAGGACGACCTCTCGGCGGAGACCCGACGACGGCTGGCGGATCTCCGACAGATGCGGCGAGCCATGAAGGGCGTGAACCGGTCGATACTGCGCCTCATCGCCTCGATCTCGTCGTCGGAAGTAATCGAAGAACTCGACCTGGAACCGTTCACTGAAACGGATCGGAGTCGCGGGCCACACCGGGACTCGCGGACCGAGTCGCCGGGTACTGAGGAGGTCGATCTCGAGGAGATGCGATCGACTCTGCGCGACGTCGAGCGGGACTCGGTCTGGTCCCGATTCATGTGACGCGACACGAGCGCACGGATCGAATAGCGCGCTGTCAGCTTCAGACCGGCCGGAGGTGTTCGCAGTCGCCCGCGGAGACGGTTTCCCGCCCGTCGTCGGTCTCGACGACGAGCGCACCCGAGTCGGTCACGTCGATCGCCTCCCCGACGAGGTCGCCGGCCGGCCGATCGATCCGCACCCGCTGGCCGAGCGTCAGCGCGTGCTCGCGCCAGGCCGGCACGACGGAGTCGAGGTCCGATCGGTACCGGTCGAACCCCTCCAGGAGTCGCTGGACGAAGACGCGTCGATCGACGTCGCCGGATTCCGCGCGGATGCTGGTAGCCGTCTCGGGCAGGGCGTCGGCGTCGATGTTCGCGTTGACGCCGATCCCGACGGTGAGCCACTCGACGCGTCCCGTCTCGCCCTCCATCTCCGTGAGAATTCCTGCGAGTTTCCGGTAGTCGGTCCCGTCGATCGGGACGACCACGTCGTTTGGCCACTTGATCCGCGCGTCGACGCCCGCTTCGCGGGCCGCCTGCGTGATCGCGACCGAGGCAGCGAGCGTGTACAGCGGTGCCCTCGCCGGCGCGATCGCCGGTCGCGAGACGACGCTTACCCAGACACCACCCGAGGGGGCGGACCACTCGCGTTCGAGTCGGCCGCGCCCGCCGGTCTGCTCGTCCGCCAGGACGGCGACGTCCGCGGCCCCCTCCGACGCCAGGTCGCGCGCCCGATCGTTCGTGCTCCCGACCGAGTCGTGGTACTCGATCGTAAACGGCGCGTCGAGCCCGTACTCGACCGCCGGGCCGTTGTACGCCGTGACCCCGGCGAAGTCGTAGCCGTCGGGACCGCTCTCGATCTCGAAGCCGGCCTCGCGGAGCGCCTCGATGTGCTTCCAGACGGCCGCTCGCGAGACGTCCAGTTCGTCGGCCAGCTCCGGACCCGACAGCGGGCCGTCGTCGATGGCCGCGAGGATCGCTCGTCGCGTCTCGTTCATAGGCTCGCAAGGGGTCCGCTCGTACTTCAATCGGGAGGATCGGTCGCGATCGATCGCTTCGGTCGTCCGATCTGTCGACGTCCCGGCCGATCCGGAGCTATTTTGGGATCGATCACGCACGTGGATTGTATACTGGTACCGATCGACAGGAGTCAGTCGGTGAGTCGTCCAGTTGATATAAGTGGACCGTAACGGAATCCGAAATATAGTCTTATGCCAGCCGATACTCCGTTTTACGTTCTCCTCGAGGACGGGCCGCCACTGGGCGGACAGATCGTCCAGGCCGTCTCGACGGTCGTCGACGAGGGACGAGAGGAACTCGCGCCGCTCCAGGAAACCGTCGATCCGGAGGTCCTGGAAACGATCGTCCGCGAAAGGTCCACGCGGTTCGTTTCCATCGTCTACGAGGGGGTTCAGGTGACCGTCCTGAACGGGACGCGGCTGGTCGTTCGAGATCCGGACTCGATTCACGCGGCACTCACCGGCGTCTCGAACGTGCTCGTGCCGACGACGGAACGATCGGAGGTGTGTACCGAACTGTTGACCCCGTATCCCCCGGCGTGGGAGAACGTTCTCGTTATCTCGTTCGACGATCCGTCCGTTCACCTCGAGGGTCGTCCGGCCGAGACGGGGATCGTCACCGTCGGCGGATTCACGCGATCGGCATCGACGTCCGCGTCCGAACCGGTCCGGACGGACACGGGACCCGATCCGCCGTCGATCGCCGCGGTCGAGGATCCGACCGACCTGGCGACGCTCGAATCGGTAATCACCGACCAGCTCTCCGCGTGGGCGACGAACGACAATCGGACCGTCGTCTGCTTTCATTCGCTCTCCGAGCTATTAGGGCACGTCGACTGGACGACTGGACGGCGGTTTCTCGAGGCGCTCGCCCGGAAAATCAGTGCGGCGGACGCGATCGCTCACTACCACGTCGACGTCGGCGCCTGCCCAGGGGTCGACCTGGACGCGCTCGAATCGATCGTCGACGCGACCGTCGAACGGGACGAGACCGGACTCCGGGTCCGGGACTCGTAGCGTATCTCCCGGCCGGCGTGACGATCAGGCCCGCAGTTCGCGGAGTTTCTCGCGACCCGGTGCGATCAGTTCGTCGAGACACGCCGCCAGGGTGCTCTTCGCGTCGGCGGGGTGGAGTTCGCCGGATTCGAGGTCCGCTGCGAGCGCCTCGTAGGACTCGTAGGTGAGGTCGCCGCCGTACTTCTCGGGTCGCTCGACGGTCACCGTCTCGAACCGCGGGAAGACGTGGTACTCGAACAGTTCGAGTACGGGGTTTTCGAGGTCGCCCTCGGGGTCGCGCGTCGGCGGACAGAACGCCGAGTTGACCTTCTCTTCTACGTCCTCGGTGGAGTCTTCCATCGAAATGGTGACGCCCTCGCTCGAGGACATCTTCCCCTCGCCGGTGGTGAGATCGGCGACGATCGGGGTGTGGAGGGCGGGCCGGACCTCGTAGTCGAGTTCGGGAAGTTTCTCGCGGGCGAGCATGTGGACCTTGCGCTGGTCGAGTCCGCCGACCGCGAGGTCGAGGTCGAGGTACTCGATGTCCAGCGTCTGCATCAGCGGGTAGACCAGGTGGCTCACCTTCGCCGTCTCGTCGCCCTGGATCTCGGCCATCGCGCGCTGGGCGCGGTTCATCGTCGTCGAGAGTTCGAGTTCGTGGAGGTCGAGGGTGTACTCCTCGTCCAGCTGGAACTCCGAGCCGTAGACGAACTCCGTCTCCGCCTCGTCGAGGCCGTAGGCGACGAACTGGGCTTTCATTTGCTCGGCGGTGTCGCGGATCTCCTCGAACGTCCCTTTCCCGTTGAGGTAGGCGTGGACGTCCGCGAGCAGGACGACGACCTCCATGCCGGCCTCCTGGAGGTCGATCAGCTTGTTCGCAGTCAGCAGGTGACCGAGGTGGAGCACGCCGGAGGGCTCGTAGCCGACGTAGACGCGCTTGCCCTCGGGCTCGCTCGCGAGGTCGCGCACCTCCTCGTCGGTGACGACCTCCTCGGCGTTTCGCGTGATCAGGTCGTAGGTGTCCATGTGTGGACTGAAACCGGAGGAGGAATTTATACCTCCTGATACGGCCTCCTGTACCGATTTCCCGGTGCAACCGCACGGCGGTCGCGGTTGCACCGGAACTGACCGACAGGAGCCCGTATGAAAGCCCGCGCGTCGATCGGGTCAAGGGAGAGGAGATCAGGGTGCGTGACAGAACGTGGTGGTGCCGTCCTGCTGGACGTGGATCCGATACCCCTGATACGTGAACGTCAGTTCCGCCTCGGCCGCGGCGGGCGGCGGTGACGAGAAGAGGTCGGCGATCAGCCCGTCGACGCAGTTGTAGATCGGGTCGATCTCGGCCGGATCGGCGTCTTCGAGATCGGCGACGATGTCCACGATCTGGATCGCCGGCGACTCCCGCGAGGTGTCGAGGTCGCGGCACGTAACGATGTCGTCGTCCGTCGAATCGATCGACTCGGTCATCGGTGGTCGGATCGAAGTCTACGATCGGGGTAACGCTTGTACCGGCTGCTGCATGGCGGTCGGTGATCGTCTCGAACGTTGTCTGCCCAAGCCCCTTCCGACTGGTCCCCGTAGCGCCGATCGTATGGGAATGTCAACGGACGCGGTCAACGCCGTTCGGCGGAGTTTCCTCCCGCAGGTGCACTACCTGCTCGCGGGACGCTTCGACGGCTACGCCGTCAGCCACACGACGGCCGAGGAGTACGTCCTGACGGCCCACTGTTCGGAGGAGACCCTCGAATCGATCCTCGACGATCTCGGGTTCTCGCGGAACCCGATCGCGGCCCTCAAGGTCCGCGCGGACGGGAACACCTCCGAGGGATCGTGGGTGTGGCGACCGTCGCCGCTCGCCTCCTACCAGTTGCACGTCGTCCTCCACGAACTCGCAGGCGAAGAGGGCGTCGACGTCTACGCCCACTGGGAGTGTTCGTGGATCCGTCACCCCTACAGGCACTACGTCGCCCGCGGCTACGACGCCGAGAAGGGCGTCGAACTCGCGCGGCGGTGGCTCACTACCTACGAGGGCGCGGCGCTCGAGGGACGTGGCGTCGACTACGAGATCGACGATTCGATCACGCGACGGGCCAGCGAGTACCTCTCGGTGTCGTACTACCGGGTCGAGGAGGTCGTCGCGGCGGTCACATCGCGACTGCCGTACGTCGACGGTGACGAGTCGCTGACGACCGATCGGGACGGCGGGCGGGACACGGTTTCGCCGCGGATCGCCGATCGGTCCTGACCGGCGCACCTGGTGGAGGAGCTAGCGGCGAATCGATCGTCCGGTCGACGAGGACCGACCTCCATTGTGAATCCCGGTGACGAGAAAATGAGTGTATTTTTGGTGACGGAGACGCACCCACGTGGTATGGCTACCCATGCACCGGAGAACGGCGGCGACGCTGGTGCCGAACTCCCAGACGTCGTCCCGTTCTCGCTGCCCTACCTGTCGCGATTGAGCTGGGAGCTGGGATCACGCGTGGTCGACGACGACGAGTCGACGCGACACAGCGAGTGGGAGCGGACCGGATCGTCGTGGACGCTGACGGTATTCCGAGTGACCGACAACACCGTCCTCCTGAAGATCCGCACGCCGGTCGGTCGGGAACGGTTCTACGGCGCTGCGCGATCGGATCTGCAGACGGTCCTCCCCCGTCTGGAGGAGACGCCGTACTGGGATCGACGCGAGTAACGCGATCGACGGCTGGTTCCGTCAGAACCCGTTCCGAATCCGTTCTTCCGCGTTCTCGAGGGCCGCCTCGCGATCGAACGCCTCGACGATCTCCCGCAGTTCCGCCTCGTCGGCGTCCGCCAGATCCCGCGCGTGTGCGGTCATGTTCGGGACGGCGCGAATGATGTTGTCGACGATCGGCACGTCGGCGACCTGCGGCGATCGCGAGAGGGGATTGAGGTCGATCACGATCTCGGTCTTGTCCATCTCGTCTAAGGCCTCCGCTCGATCGCCGTCCTCCAGCGGGACGAGGACGACGTCGGCGGCGTAGATGCCGTCGGCGTCGACCTTCGCCCGCTGGTGATCCAGGTTCGGGATCCGGGCGTCGGCCTCGAGCCCCCTGACGTCCTCGGCACCGTGCTCGCGAAGGTGGTCGGCGATCGCCGCGATCCGGTCCGGCGTCCGGTTGAACAGGTTGACCTCGAGGTCGGCCCCGGTCGCCTCGGCGAGGGCGACCATCTCGCCGGGGACGAGCGCCGCCACGTTGCCGTTGATCGAGAGGACCGGCCGATCGGCGAGAAGCAGGTGGGCAGCGGCCGCGCGTTCGGCCGCGTCGGCGCTCGGGATCGTCTCCTCGCCGAGCAGGTAGTCGAAGGCGCTTCCGCGGCCTTCCGCGTGCATCCCCTGGAGGTGGGTGATCCCCTTCTCGACGCCCTCCTCGATCCGGTGGCGAGTGAGCAGATCCTGGTAGCGGGGATGGTCCTCCGGGATCTCCTCCTCGTCCTCGACCTCCGCAGAGACGGTCTCGTAATCGGTCACGATCGATCACTGGATTCGATCGGTGAAAAAGAGACCGATCCGTCGGATCCCGCTCCCGGGGCGGCCGAGGGTAATAAAGCCCCGATAGGTTTCGCCTGAAGGTACCTACAGGTGTCGAACCAACTGCCGGTATGGCTACCGACCATCGGGACCGAAATCCAGCGAACGGCCGTTCCAGTTCGGACGATGAGCACGCCGCCCACCTCGAGCGCAGTCGGACGGTCTGGGACCGCTGGAGCGATTACTACGGGATGAGCGAGCGGGACTTCGAACCGATGCGCGAGGCGCTGATCGATCGACTGGCTCTCGAGCCGGGCGATCGCGTGCTGGAAATCGGTTGCGGTCCGGGAGTGAACTTCGAGCGGCTCCGGACGGATGTCGGCCCGGACGGCGAGCTCGTCGCCGTCGACTACAGCCCGGGGATGGTCGAAAACGCCCGCGACCGGATCGAAGAGCACGGCTGGGAGAACGTCGAGGTCCGGCGGGCCGACGCCACGACGATCGACTTCGACGAACCGTTCGACGCGGCGATCGCGACGCTGTCGCTGTCCGTGATGCCGGACGCTCGCCGCACGATCGAGACCGTCTATCGGTCGCTCGTCCCGGGCGCCAGGTTCGCCGTGCTCGACGTTCGGATGATTCCGTCGGGTCCAGCCCGCATCCTGAACCCGATCGTGTGGCGATTCTTCCGCTGGTACGCGAACTGGAACCCCGACAACGACGTTGTGGGGTCCCTCGCCGCCGTCTTCGAGGACTGCGATGGGGCGGGGCATCGAAGCGACGGCGAAGCCGCCGGCACTTGCGACGTCGTCGAGACGTCCCTCGCCGGCAGCGCGTACTCCGTCGTCTGTACCAGACCCGGAGCAGAGTGAACGGGCGTCACCTCACGGCCCGTCCTCGAGCACCCGTTCGACCGCGTTGGCCTCCCCGCGCCGGAGGAGTTCCGACGCCGTCGAGACCGCACAGCCGAGTTCGTCTGCGACGGCCTCGATTCCCGCCTTCCGCGGGACCTCGTAGAAGCCGACCTCCCAGGCGGCGCGCAACGCCCTCGACTGCCGGTCGGTGACCGCAGTGTCGCTGACCGTCACGTCGTCGCCCACCCAGCGAACGTCGAACCGAATCCCGTCCGGGGCCTCCTCCATAACCGCCGTGAGATCCGTCGAATGGCCGACGAGCGTCAGTCGGATCGTCCGATCGGACCGAACCTCGATCGGCGGTACGACCACGACGGTATTCTGTGCGAGCGCGTCCAGCAGCGACAGCCCGTCCGGACCGAGTTCGCGCCGAAGGTAGCAGAAGAAGCCGTCGTCGGCTGTGGTGATATCGTACTCGAGTACTGCATCCCGATCGGACAGTAGCGACTCGTAGGGCTCCGGCTCGCCGTAGACGAACGACGTGATCGTCTCGGTGCCGTCGACCGACTGCCCGCCGACGATGAGTTCCCGATCGAGTGCCGGCGACTCGCAGAGCCCCTCGTGGAGCGGCGGAATCGTCTCCTTCGTGTAGCCGATTTCGATCCCTATCGATTTCATGTCCCGGGATTGCCCGTCGAACTACTTAACATTCCGATAGGTATCGTGACTCCGACGATCGTGCTGTCCGTCACTGCTGGCGCGACCGCGCCGGGAACTCGGGACGGCAGACCGTACGAAACCGCACAGAAGAGAACGATCGATCGGGTCGCAGTCGGGTTCGCAGGTCGGACCGGCGCTCAGTCCGTGAAGGTGATCCAGCCCTCGGGCGCGTGGGCCTTGACGTCGTTCATCGCCTCGCGAGCCTCCGTTCTGGTCTCGTAGGTCTGGGTGCTCTCGGCCATCGACGAGCCGTACTCGTCGACCAGACGCCACACCCAGCCGTCCTCGTCCTCGGCGCTGTGGAGTTCGAAGGAGACGCTGTCGATCTCGAGGATGCTCGCTGTCTCGATCAGCGATCGGACGTCCTCGATCGCCGCACGGGCGGCCTCGTTCGAGACGTGGCTCTCGTTGCCGGTCGCGACGGTCCGGCCGTCCTCGTCGATCAGCCGCCAGCGCCACTCGTCGTCCTCGTCGGCGACCAGTTCGAACGAGGCGACGTCGAAGTCGACCCGTCCGGCGATCGGCGCGAGCTGGCGGACCTCCTCCACGTCGGACATGACCGCCGCCTTGTTCGAGGTCGTGCCGACGCCGCTCGCGATGACCTCGCGGTCCCGATCGACCAGGTCCCACGACCAGCCCTCGCTGTCGTCGAGCCTGATCGCGGCGTCTTCGATCGCGAAGATCGGTGCCTCGTCAGCGTACCCCGTAAGTTCGTCCACGGCGGCGAGTGCGGCTTCGCGGTCGGCGTAGGAGCCGACCGAGTCGGCGATCTCCTCGCGGTCCCGATCGAGGAGCCGGAACCGCCACTCGGTGCTGCCGTAGAGCTGGACGGCGACGTCGCCGACCGTGTAGGACTGTGCGGCGGCCGCCGCCTCGCGGATCGAGTCGAGACTGTCGACCAGTTCGTCGCGGGTCGGGTGGTCCTCGCCTTCGACGGCGACGGTCTCGCCCGACGGAAGGACGAACCGCCAGTGCCAGT includes:
- a CDS encoding amidohydrolase family protein, giving the protein MERTGTILRGRDFDPVEGRLVVDDDGRIEAIDEESVDSTDVIVPAFVNAHTHIGDSIAKEAGGGLSLEELVAPPDGLKHRLLRAASREDLVAGMRRSLRFMQRNGTTACLDFREGDVAGVEMLDEATADLDVEALSFARGSIDAMHAGDGFGASGANDDSFDRERAATREAGKPFGIHAGEVDSSDVDPALDLEPDFLVHMVHPEPDHLDRVAKQDVPIVVCPRSNLVTDVGFPPVDELAERTTLALGTDNVMLNSPSMFREMEFVAKIADLPAAEILRMATINGAELADLEYGVLEPGREARFLVLDGDSDNLAGTRDPVRAVVRRAGVDDVSEVVLDP
- a CDS encoding universal stress protein, with the translated sequence MYDCILVPTDGSEEGEHALEYAFDLARAHDATVRVLYVVNVAGYGGLPMETAWEGISDALYTEGEAAVERAEELAPDDVEVETSVREGAPSRTIIDRASPENCDLVVMGTHGRGGIDRLLLGSVAERVVRRADVPVLTVRVGDDDERGEAAERSPVAVE
- a CDS encoding DUF1059 domain-containing protein, encoding MVTERYRFECRDVADCDVVVYSEFEESIYEAARSHLKDVHGREVTDDDVAPYIEEL
- a CDS encoding biotin--[acetyl-CoA-carboxylase] ligase; amino-acid sequence: MNETRRAILAAIDDGPLSGPELADELDVSRAAVWKHIEALREAGFEIESGPDGYDFAGVTAYNGPAVEYGLDAPFTIEYHDSVGSTNDRARDLASEGAADVAVLADEQTGGRGRLEREWSAPSGGVWVSVVSRPAIAPARAPLYTLAASVAITQAAREAGVDARIKWPNDVVVPIDGTDYRKLAGILTEMEGETGRVEWLTVGIGVNANIDADALPETATSIRAESGDVDRRVFVQRLLEGFDRYRSDLDSVVPAWREHALTLGQRVRIDRPAGDLVGEAIDVTDSGALVVETDDGRETVSAGDCEHLRPV
- a CDS encoding DUF7504 family protein gives rise to the protein MPADTPFYVLLEDGPPLGGQIVQAVSTVVDEGREELAPLQETVDPEVLETIVRERSTRFVSIVYEGVQVTVLNGTRLVVRDPDSIHAALTGVSNVLVPTTERSEVCTELLTPYPPAWENVLVISFDDPSVHLEGRPAETGIVTVGGFTRSASTSASEPVRTDTGPDPPSIAAVEDPTDLATLESVITDQLSAWATNDNRTVVCFHSLSELLGHVDWTTGRRFLEALARKISAADAIAHYHVDVGACPGVDLDALESIVDATVERDETGLRVRDS
- a CDS encoding tyrosine--tRNA ligase, whose protein sequence is MDTYDLITRNAEEVVTDEEVRDLASEPEGKRVYVGYEPSGVLHLGHLLTANKLIDLQEAGMEVVVLLADVHAYLNGKGTFEEIRDTAEQMKAQFVAYGLDEAETEFVYGSEFQLDEEYTLDLHELELSTTMNRAQRAMAEIQGDETAKVSHLVYPLMQTLDIEYLDLDLAVGGLDQRKVHMLAREKLPELDYEVRPALHTPIVADLTTGEGKMSSSEGVTISMEDSTEDVEEKVNSAFCPPTRDPEGDLENPVLELFEYHVFPRFETVTVERPEKYGGDLTYESYEALAADLESGELHPADAKSTLAACLDELIAPGREKLRELRA
- a CDS encoding HalOD1 output domain-containing protein, which translates into the protein MTESIDSTDDDIVTCRDLDTSRESPAIQIVDIVADLEDADPAEIDPIYNCVDGLIADLFSSPPPAAAEAELTFTYQGYRIHVQQDGTTTFCHAP
- a CDS encoding 4-phosphopantoate--beta-alanine ligase, producing MTDYETVSAEVEDEEEIPEDHPRYQDLLTRHRIEEGVEKGITHLQGMHAEGRGSAFDYLLGEETIPSADAAERAAAAHLLLADRPVLSINGNVAALVPGEMVALAEATGADLEVNLFNRTPDRIAAIADHLREHGAEDVRGLEADARIPNLDHQRAKVDADGIYAADVVLVPLEDGDRAEALDEMDKTEIVIDLNPLSRSPQVADVPIVDNIIRAVPNMTAHARDLADADEAELREIVEAFDREAALENAEERIRNGF
- a CDS encoding class I SAM-dependent methyltransferase — encoded protein: MATDHRDRNPANGRSSSDDEHAAHLERSRTVWDRWSDYYGMSERDFEPMREALIDRLALEPGDRVLEIGCGPGVNFERLRTDVGPDGELVAVDYSPGMVENARDRIEEHGWENVEVRRADATTIDFDEPFDAAIATLSLSVMPDARRTIETVYRSLVPGARFAVLDVRMIPSGPARILNPIVWRFFRWYANWNPDNDVVGSLAAVFEDCDGAGHRSDGEAAGTCDVVETSLAGSAYSVVCTRPGAE
- a CDS encoding helix-turn-helix domain-containing protein, which translates into the protein MKSIGIEIGYTKETIPPLHEGLCESPALDRELIVGGQSVDGTETITSFVYGEPEPYESLLSDRDAVLEYDITTADDGFFCYLRRELGPDGLSLLDALAQNTVVVVPPIEVRSDRTIRLTLVGHSTDLTAVMEEAPDGIRFDVRWVGDDVTVSDTAVTDRQSRALRAAWEVGFYEVPRKAGIEAVADELGCAVSTASELLRRGEANAVERVLEDGP